From Pelagicoccus albus, the proteins below share one genomic window:
- the deoC gene encoding deoxyribose-phosphate aldolase has translation MSTPIARYLDHAVLKPDLTLAEATEAIELGLKYEVRTVCVRPCDVELANKLCQGTSTDVCVVLAFPHGTHTTASKVAEAQEYVRLGVAEVDMVANYGRICSEDWDYVKSDIAAVAEVLKPAGIPLKVIFETSTLKLEHIKKVTELCIEAGADFVKTSTGFNGAGATEEAVKAMVETAAGRIKVKPSGGIRGYAQAKAYVDMGADRLGVGFTSTPGICDDTETVPAAPGAY, from the coding sequence ATGAGCACTCCCATAGCCCGATATCTCGACCATGCTGTCCTCAAGCCGGACCTCACCCTAGCCGAAGCGACCGAAGCGATTGAGCTCGGCCTGAAGTACGAAGTTCGCACCGTTTGCGTGCGGCCCTGCGACGTCGAATTGGCAAACAAGCTATGCCAAGGCACCTCTACCGACGTTTGCGTAGTCCTAGCCTTTCCGCACGGGACCCACACGACGGCGAGCAAAGTTGCTGAAGCCCAGGAATACGTCCGTCTCGGCGTAGCAGAAGTCGACATGGTGGCCAACTACGGTCGGATCTGCTCGGAGGACTGGGATTATGTGAAAAGTGATATCGCCGCCGTGGCAGAGGTCCTGAAGCCCGCCGGTATACCGCTCAAAGTCATTTTCGAAACCTCCACTCTCAAGTTGGAGCACATCAAAAAAGTCACCGAACTCTGCATCGAAGCGGGTGCCGACTTTGTGAAGACTTCTACCGGCTTCAACGGAGCGGGAGCCACCGAAGAAGCGGTCAAGGCCATGGTTGAAACCGCTGCAGGGCGCATAAAGGTAAAACCCTCTGGAGGCATCCGTGGATACGCCCAAGCCAAGGCGTATGTCGATATGGGAGCGGACCGCCTAGGTGTGGGCTTCACCTCGACTCCGGGCATCTGCGATGACACGGAAACGGTCCCTGCCGCTCCGGGAGCCTACTAG
- a CDS encoding LOG family protein, protein MPFVRLSGRISGKDDPSREVRARMLYQLFANGWDIYNSNGDQRITLSNIERKIVESDAFVFMPDASLEDLFKAVSIFVGYQTLDVHLFGKATVILNTDHSWDAMFGLLDRLRELGTIRQNYRKFLLQASSTDEVLQSLDRVGDEGLPDIGREKIMDCNADTFEKEFDKPLIGKVCVFCSASIEDPAYLSEGYELGRLLAENDLGCVSGAGTTGVMGQVVQGSVDAGGWTGGSNVPHIIELEGLPEGMTSFWLRPDIYTRMEAMIENSDSFVIFPGGAGTVQEMLALLIFKQMGSPLMAGKPVIIYNKPLPEGGGFWDQLVAMLEPWAGSGYYSVADTLDEVLEMSKAAVV, encoded by the coding sequence ATGCCATTTGTACGATTGTCAGGACGGATTTCAGGTAAGGACGACCCAAGCAGAGAAGTGCGAGCTCGTATGCTCTACCAGCTCTTTGCGAACGGTTGGGATATCTATAATTCAAATGGCGATCAGCGAATAACGCTCTCCAATATCGAACGGAAGATCGTAGAGTCGGACGCCTTCGTATTCATGCCGGATGCGTCCTTGGAAGACTTGTTCAAGGCGGTTTCGATCTTCGTCGGTTATCAAACTCTCGACGTTCACCTATTCGGTAAGGCGACTGTAATTTTGAATACAGACCATTCTTGGGATGCCATGTTCGGATTGCTGGACCGTTTACGGGAGCTGGGAACGATCCGTCAGAATTATCGCAAGTTCCTGCTGCAAGCCAGCTCCACCGACGAAGTGCTGCAGTCGCTCGATCGAGTCGGAGACGAAGGTCTGCCGGATATCGGCCGCGAGAAGATCATGGACTGCAACGCGGACACTTTCGAAAAGGAGTTCGACAAACCGCTCATCGGTAAGGTGTGTGTCTTTTGTTCAGCGAGTATTGAAGATCCAGCGTATTTGTCAGAGGGATACGAGTTGGGTCGCCTCTTGGCCGAGAATGATCTAGGCTGTGTTTCCGGAGCGGGAACGACTGGCGTGATGGGGCAAGTGGTACAGGGCTCTGTGGACGCTGGCGGTTGGACAGGTGGGTCGAATGTGCCGCACATCATCGAGCTCGAAGGCTTGCCAGAAGGCATGACCAGCTTCTGGCTGCGTCCAGACATCTACACCCGCATGGAGGCGATGATCGAGAATTCCGACTCCTTCGTTATTTTCCCGGGCGGGGCAGGTACGGTGCAGGAAATGTTGGCCCTTTTGATCTTCAAGCAAATGGGTAGCCCGCTGATGGCAGGTAAGCCAGTAATCATCTACAACAAGCCGCTCCCCGAGGGCGGAGGTTTCTGGGATCAGCTGGTGGCCATGCTCGAGCCTTGGGCTGGAAGCGGTTACTATTCGGTCGCTGACACTCTGGACGAGGTCCTGGAAATGTCCAAAGCGGCGGTAGTCTAA
- a CDS encoding amidohydrolase family protein: MNLTTPNNQPNLKAVRGRILNPLSDTRCDYFADGLLLGRKEGERWLVEDLGDAKEVAENYGLDLSQIPVSEGSILPAFYDVHFHWVQDDVREMPKASLLEWLDKYTFPEEARFSDPDYAEIKARYFWKRILGTGTIGGLCYSSIHATALDAAMKYALPTFRIGSSLMTMNCPGFLRQSKEEAINAVSRGIEKYGERYCITPRFAPTTDPEVMSETAKMAHDNSLFIQTHLDETLAEIEWVLGIYSEFSDFDDVETYTEIYDRCGLLGPKTVMGHAIHMEESELARLSKTDTAIASCPTSNAPVSQLGLGSGLFNFEQAEEHGIRWALASDIGGGPFLSMFDVMRSFVGQNRDEGVDSATYIKALYRSTLAGAEILGHAETKGNFSAGKSFDFIQCIPPSDPSTDSAESTLSSTIEQIAAREDFDEFVLATVVDGEVIFERKAAVL, from the coding sequence TTGAATTTAACGACTCCCAACAACCAACCCAACTTGAAGGCGGTCAGAGGCCGCATTCTGAATCCTCTTAGCGATACCCGCTGCGATTACTTCGCGGACGGCTTGCTCCTAGGACGCAAAGAGGGAGAACGTTGGCTCGTCGAAGATCTGGGAGATGCCAAGGAAGTTGCGGAAAACTATGGCTTAGACTTGTCGCAGATCCCTGTCAGCGAAGGGAGTATCCTTCCGGCGTTTTACGACGTTCATTTCCACTGGGTTCAAGATGATGTGCGGGAAATGCCCAAAGCATCACTATTGGAGTGGCTGGACAAATACACCTTTCCCGAAGAGGCGCGTTTCTCAGATCCAGACTACGCAGAAATAAAGGCGCGCTACTTTTGGAAACGCATTCTTGGCACCGGCACCATCGGCGGTCTATGCTACAGCTCCATCCACGCTACGGCCTTGGACGCAGCCATGAAGTACGCCTTGCCTACCTTTCGTATCGGATCCTCGCTTATGACTATGAATTGCCCGGGCTTTCTGCGGCAGTCGAAAGAGGAAGCAATTAACGCTGTGAGTCGAGGTATCGAAAAGTATGGCGAACGCTATTGCATCACCCCTCGATTCGCTCCCACAACCGATCCGGAAGTCATGAGCGAAACCGCCAAGATGGCCCACGATAATAGCCTCTTCATTCAAACCCATTTGGACGAAACCTTGGCGGAAATAGAATGGGTTTTGGGAATCTATAGCGAGTTTTCGGACTTCGACGATGTTGAGACCTACACAGAAATTTACGACCGCTGCGGCCTGCTCGGGCCGAAAACGGTGATGGGGCATGCCATTCACATGGAGGAATCAGAATTGGCCCGTCTTTCAAAAACTGATACCGCAATCGCCTCCTGCCCCACTTCCAACGCGCCGGTTTCCCAACTCGGGCTGGGTTCGGGCTTGTTTAATTTTGAGCAAGCGGAAGAGCATGGAATTCGCTGGGCTCTGGCCTCAGACATCGGGGGTGGCCCCTTCTTGTCGATGTTCGACGTCATGCGTTCCTTCGTAGGCCAAAATCGCGATGAGGGCGTAGATTCCGCGACTTACATCAAGGCCCTCTACCGGTCCACCTTAGCGGGCGCTGAGATTTTAGGACACGCAGAAACCAAGGGTAATTTTTCTGCGGGCAAATCCTTCGATTTCATCCAGTGCATCCCTCCCTCCGATCCATCGACAGATTCTGCAGAATCAACGCTTAGCTCCACCATCGAGCAGATAGCCGCTCGCGAGGATTTCGACGAGTTCGTGCTCGCCACCGTCGTGGATGGAGAAGTCATCTTTGAAAGAAAGGCGGCGGTGCTGTGA
- a CDS encoding xanthine dehydrogenase molybdopterin binding subunit produces MRHCDSPLHVTGRSEYVDDVTPPAGMLHAAVFGSPIAHGNIKSLDTSAAMETPGVVAVFTISDIPGNPYFGAIIADEPLLADKKVFFHGQPIALVVAESYEAARKGVAACQVKIESLPAITCPREAFEKGETHQELRVFEKGEIDAAWDKCATVLEGAIDLAGQEHLYLETNRARAIPAEDGQLRVFSSTQSPTATQKTIAHILGLPMNKVEVDVKRLGGGFGGKEDQATHWACMASLAAFILQRPTQLVLNRVDDMQMTGKRHPYKQDYKIGLDEEGRILAYEVSHYQNSGAFMDLSNPVLERTCLHSTNAYAIPNVRIRAVPCKTNLPSNTAYRGFGGPQGMFALEVAIEKAANKLGVPTEQLQELNLARKGYVFPYGQELGDDRLHRTWEEAKEHFDLEARRCQVEKFNAANSLQKKGYALMPVCFGISFTKTFLNQGSSLVHIYTDGTVSVTTGGIEMGQGISSNMIAICSRILGISPTRIRCNSTNTSRIANISPSAASATSDLNGNATIIACQEILKGMYKVAAKELKCEPDQISIKDGIVFVDAEASNLDWNTLVLKSYFSRVQLMAHGFYAPPNINFDPIAGWGRPFHYYTYGTCYIETTVDCIRGSYTIDSAKIVHDLGRGIIPTVDLGQVEGGLAQGIGWVTLEELAFSDEGRLLSNALSTYKCPDGEFLPDDMEVKFLENADNPGGPLGSKAVGEPPFMYGIAAYFALRRAIESFTPINETETYSPLTPEQALLSLYPGSV; encoded by the coding sequence ATGCGTCACTGCGATAGCCCGCTCCACGTAACAGGTCGTTCCGAATACGTCGACGACGTCACGCCGCCGGCCGGCATGTTGCACGCCGCGGTTTTTGGATCACCAATCGCCCACGGAAATATCAAAAGTCTGGATACCTCTGCTGCCATGGAAACTCCGGGTGTGGTGGCTGTGTTTACCATCTCGGACATTCCGGGTAATCCATACTTTGGAGCCATAATAGCGGACGAGCCACTTTTGGCTGACAAAAAAGTGTTTTTCCACGGTCAGCCTATCGCACTGGTGGTAGCGGAAAGTTACGAAGCGGCCCGTAAGGGCGTGGCAGCCTGCCAAGTTAAAATAGAGTCCTTACCGGCCATCACCTGCCCCCGAGAAGCATTCGAAAAGGGAGAAACGCATCAGGAGCTAAGAGTCTTTGAAAAGGGTGAGATAGATGCGGCCTGGGATAAGTGTGCCACCGTGCTGGAGGGAGCTATTGACCTTGCCGGCCAAGAGCACCTCTACCTGGAGACAAATCGAGCCCGAGCCATCCCAGCTGAAGATGGCCAGCTACGCGTTTTTTCCTCCACTCAAAGCCCCACCGCCACTCAGAAGACAATCGCCCATATATTGGGACTTCCCATGAACAAAGTCGAAGTCGACGTCAAAAGACTCGGCGGTGGTTTCGGCGGCAAGGAAGACCAAGCGACCCATTGGGCCTGTATGGCCTCGCTAGCGGCTTTTATTCTTCAAAGGCCAACACAACTGGTTCTAAACCGAGTGGATGACATGCAGATGACGGGTAAGCGTCATCCCTACAAACAGGATTACAAGATCGGACTGGATGAAGAGGGTCGCATCCTCGCCTACGAGGTAAGCCATTATCAAAATTCCGGGGCTTTCATGGACTTGTCGAATCCGGTCCTCGAACGCACCTGTCTCCACTCGACCAACGCCTACGCTATCCCCAACGTCCGGATACGAGCAGTGCCTTGCAAAACCAATCTGCCAAGCAACACTGCTTATCGTGGTTTCGGCGGGCCCCAAGGCATGTTCGCCCTTGAGGTAGCGATCGAAAAAGCGGCTAACAAATTAGGCGTGCCGACAGAGCAACTACAGGAGCTAAACCTCGCTCGCAAAGGTTACGTTTTTCCATACGGCCAAGAGCTAGGAGACGATCGCCTGCATCGCACTTGGGAAGAGGCAAAAGAACACTTCGATCTGGAAGCTCGCCGCTGCCAAGTTGAGAAATTCAATGCAGCAAACTCTTTGCAAAAGAAGGGCTACGCACTGATGCCCGTCTGCTTCGGTATCAGCTTCACCAAAACCTTCCTAAATCAAGGCAGCAGCCTCGTTCACATTTACACAGACGGTACCGTTAGCGTCACCACAGGAGGCATCGAAATGGGGCAAGGGATAAGCTCCAACATGATCGCAATCTGCTCGCGAATCCTCGGCATCTCGCCCACCCGTATTCGTTGCAACAGCACAAACACTTCACGAATCGCCAACATTTCTCCTTCTGCAGCGAGCGCGACCAGCGACCTCAATGGAAATGCCACGATCATTGCCTGTCAGGAAATCCTGAAAGGGATGTATAAGGTCGCCGCAAAGGAGCTGAAGTGCGAACCGGATCAGATAAGCATCAAAGACGGAATCGTTTTCGTGGATGCGGAAGCGTCTAATCTCGATTGGAACACTCTGGTACTGAAATCCTATTTCAGCCGAGTTCAATTGATGGCCCACGGATTCTACGCTCCGCCAAATATTAATTTCGACCCGATAGCTGGCTGGGGTCGCCCATTCCACTATTATACCTATGGAACCTGCTACATAGAAACGACAGTCGACTGTATTCGTGGTTCCTATACGATCGATTCAGCCAAGATAGTACACGATCTCGGGCGAGGAATCATACCAACCGTGGATCTAGGCCAAGTCGAAGGCGGTCTCGCCCAAGGCATCGGCTGGGTCACCTTGGAAGAGCTCGCTTTCTCAGACGAGGGCCGTCTGCTCTCCAATGCCCTTTCGACCTACAAGTGCCCCGACGGCGAATTTCTCCCAGACGACATGGAAGTGAAGTTCCTTGAAAATGCGGACAACCCTGGAGGTCCACTCGGGAGCAAAGCAGTGGGAGAACCGCCTTTCATGTATGGGATCGCCGCTTATTTCGCCCTACGCCGAGCCATAGAATCTTTCACGCCTATCAACGAAACGGAGACCTATTCTCCACTAACACCCGAACAAGCCCTCCTCAGCCTATATCCAGGCTCCGTATAA
- a CDS encoding XdhC family protein: MKAFWENARAELKRDNPVFIGIVARCSKGSPGTPKARIIVRTDGSQYGTIGGGIMELSFLELARSTLEQKDFKPQLRSVYHRRESNAPSGLICGGGQTNVLAVLYPDRDLQTVETIIDALEKETAQTISISSQGLSLHNNVQHGQLTPTLRVLGEDWFFEESCLNPKRIAIFGAGHCGQALAAQMLRLGYHVSLTDQRAGINIDHSCKDADRLIGIHPSEAKKRIQHWKQTQVVVMTHSYPTDLDALLEVLPLPVPFIGLMGSPPKLRKIRLELREKGLGQDLLAKLRAPVGLAIGSDTPEEIAVSVAAQLIQENSTRPLNEPDFADNVSTK; the protein is encoded by the coding sequence GTGAAAGCGTTCTGGGAAAACGCACGTGCGGAGTTGAAACGGGACAATCCGGTTTTCATCGGGATCGTCGCCCGTTGTAGCAAAGGCTCTCCCGGCACGCCAAAGGCTAGGATTATCGTCCGGACCGATGGCTCTCAATACGGAACGATTGGTGGAGGTATCATGGAGCTTAGTTTCCTCGAACTAGCTAGATCTACCCTGGAACAAAAAGATTTCAAGCCGCAGCTTCGCTCCGTCTATCACCGTCGCGAGTCAAACGCGCCTTCCGGACTGATATGTGGCGGCGGCCAGACCAATGTTTTAGCGGTTCTTTATCCGGACCGCGATCTCCAGACCGTGGAGACAATAATCGACGCACTCGAAAAAGAAACGGCCCAAACGATCTCAATTTCCTCCCAAGGCTTGAGCTTGCACAACAACGTTCAGCATGGACAGCTCACCCCAACATTACGCGTTCTAGGCGAGGACTGGTTTTTCGAGGAAAGCTGCTTGAACCCCAAGCGAATCGCAATTTTCGGAGCGGGACATTGCGGTCAGGCTCTGGCCGCCCAAATGCTCAGGCTAGGATATCATGTATCGCTGACCGACCAAAGAGCGGGCATTAACATCGACCACTCTTGTAAAGACGCAGATCGGCTTATCGGAATCCACCCAAGCGAGGCAAAAAAGCGTATCCAACATTGGAAACAAACTCAGGTCGTAGTCATGACACATTCATACCCTACCGACTTGGATGCCTTACTTGAAGTGCTTCCGCTTCCAGTACCCTTCATAGGTCTGATGGGTAGCCCGCCAAAATTGAGGAAGATTCGCCTAGAGCTTCGCGAGAAGGGACTGGGCCAAGATTTATTGGCCAAACTGAGAGCCCCGGTCGGCCTTGCCATTGGCAGCGACACTCCGGAAGAAATAGCGGTCAGCGTAGCCGCGCAATTGATACAGGAAAATAGCACACGCCCCTTAAATGAGCCCGACTTTGCAGATAACGTTTCTACTAAATGA
- the fucU gene encoding L-fucose mutarotase has product MLIGISPLLSPELLNALYRMGHGDEIVLADAHFPGESFNGNVIRADGLKIADLLGAISPLFPFDEYVENPLGMMSAVPGDELDPSVEEGYLASIRKTYPDTKPSERIERFAFYERARSAYAVVMTGETAKYGNIILKKGVTPVA; this is encoded by the coding sequence ATGTTAATCGGAATATCCCCTCTGCTCAGTCCTGAACTGCTTAACGCCCTCTATCGTATGGGCCATGGCGACGAAATCGTATTGGCCGACGCTCATTTCCCGGGCGAAAGCTTCAATGGAAATGTGATCCGAGCCGATGGGCTTAAAATTGCCGACTTGCTAGGAGCCATAAGTCCCCTGTTCCCATTTGACGAATACGTCGAAAATCCGCTCGGAATGATGTCCGCCGTTCCGGGCGACGAATTGGATCCGAGCGTCGAAGAAGGTTACCTCGCCTCCATTCGTAAGACATATCCGGATACAAAGCCTTCCGAACGTATAGAACGCTTCGCCTTCTACGAGAGAGCCCGCAGCGCTTATGCCGTGGTCATGACAGGCGAAACCGCAAAATACGGAAATATCATTCTGAAAAAGGGCGTCACCCCGGTCGCCTAG
- a CDS encoding rhamnogalacturonidase → MPLYFDVRSYGASGNRHSYDTAAIQKAIDAAYAAGGGTVVFPAGVYPSHTLHLRSRVTLHLEAGATLLAEYPSQDGSHGYDHPEPSESGALKYQDYGHSHFKNSLIYGENLDNIAITGQGTIDGLALAGAHHVQLPGEEPSPFQGENHGDISDFHDYHLGEIPGQANKAIALKNCRNVTFRDFSLFRGGHFAFLLTGVDNLTIDNLKVDTNRDAFDIDCCRNVRMSNCSVNSPHDDAIVLKTSYALNELRPCENITITNCVVSGYSIGSMLDGTYDRSFQKATDQDGPTGRIKIGTESNGDFRNIAITNCVFDRCRGLALETVDGATIEDVVVSNITMRDIVNAPFFLIIGNRARGPEGTPVGKLRRVSISNINVYEADSRYASQIIGQPGHNVQDVSFDNIRIGYKGGLTMQQIADQPDDLVNAFFLRGNDEGVKGPRDPYAVPERPKAYPEPSMRGLLPAYALYCRHAENITFRNVSVSLIEADERTAIVLDDVQGADFHRFKLPTDNGTAICRLSDVSSFTFDQSPNLPDTSIEKTSFQVLEAE, encoded by the coding sequence ATGCCCTTATATTTCGACGTCCGTTCCTATGGAGCTTCCGGCAACCGCCACTCCTACGATACCGCAGCCATCCAAAAGGCCATCGACGCGGCCTACGCAGCTGGAGGCGGCACGGTCGTTTTTCCAGCGGGAGTCTACCCCAGCCACACACTGCATCTCCGCAGCCGAGTCACGCTGCACTTGGAGGCCGGAGCGACACTTCTGGCTGAATACCCTTCGCAAGACGGCAGCCACGGATACGACCATCCGGAGCCGAGCGAATCGGGAGCTCTCAAGTATCAGGACTATGGGCACAGCCACTTCAAAAATAGTCTGATCTACGGAGAGAATCTGGATAATATCGCTATCACCGGACAGGGTACCATCGACGGCTTAGCGCTGGCAGGAGCTCACCATGTGCAGTTGCCTGGGGAAGAGCCGAGCCCCTTCCAAGGGGAGAACCACGGCGACATCTCCGATTTTCACGACTACCACCTTGGTGAAATCCCGGGACAGGCCAACAAAGCCATCGCCCTTAAGAATTGCCGAAATGTGACCTTCCGCGATTTCAGCCTCTTCCGCGGAGGCCACTTCGCCTTCTTGCTGACCGGCGTCGACAATCTCACTATCGACAACCTGAAGGTGGACACCAACCGCGACGCCTTTGACATCGATTGCTGTCGAAACGTGCGCATGAGCAATTGCTCAGTCAATTCGCCACACGACGATGCGATCGTGCTGAAGACCTCCTATGCTCTCAACGAACTCCGGCCCTGCGAGAACATCACCATTACCAACTGCGTAGTCAGCGGCTACAGCATCGGCAGCATGCTCGATGGTACTTACGATCGCTCATTCCAGAAAGCGACCGACCAGGACGGCCCAACTGGACGCATCAAAATAGGGACCGAGTCAAACGGCGATTTCCGTAACATCGCCATCACCAATTGCGTCTTCGACCGTTGCCGAGGCCTCGCTCTTGAAACGGTGGACGGAGCCACCATCGAGGACGTGGTGGTGAGCAACATCACCATGCGGGACATCGTCAACGCTCCCTTCTTTTTGATCATCGGGAATCGGGCCAGAGGTCCGGAGGGAACGCCGGTCGGTAAACTCCGTCGCGTATCCATTTCGAACATAAACGTCTACGAAGCGGACTCGCGCTACGCCTCGCAGATCATCGGCCAGCCCGGCCATAATGTGCAGGATGTGAGCTTCGACAACATTCGCATCGGCTACAAAGGGGGCCTGACCATGCAGCAGATTGCCGATCAGCCGGACGATTTGGTAAACGCTTTTTTCCTCCGCGGAAACGACGAAGGCGTGAAGGGACCACGCGATCCCTACGCTGTGCCCGAGCGTCCCAAGGCGTACCCGGAACCGAGCATGAGAGGACTCCTCCCCGCCTACGCTCTCTACTGCCGCCACGCCGAGAACATTACCTTCCGAAACGTAAGCGTATCGCTCATCGAAGCGGACGAGCGGACCGCTATCGTCTTGGACGATGTACAGGGAGCAGACTTCCATCGTTTCAAACTCCCGACCGACAACGGTACCGCTATTTGCCGCTTGTCAGATGTATCCAGTTTTACCTTCGACCAAAGTCCGAACCTGCCGGACACCAGCATCGAGAAAACCAGTTTCCAAGTGCTGGAAGCCGAGTAG
- a CDS encoding FAD binding domain-containing protein, whose amino-acid sequence MSPTLQITFLLNDELITTQVIPGMVALDYLRKVRQLTGSKEGCKEGDCGACTVIVGELQGDTVNYRPMTSCLLPMGELHGKHLVSIEGLNMEKLSPVQEAIHDCGGTQCGYCTPGFVVAMTAGLMDESIPLSKEGMDYAMSGNLCRCTGYRSIKAAGKQAIDKLAPLVKGQARIPALCEASALPSTFLEAADKLKSIPPIPDKPSGDSTPIVAGGTDLFVQRGEELPDSSPLLLNKSQAKATVDLGEELSLDARMTFESFARDPLVLANYPSVANYNPLMASWPIRTRATLAGNICNASPIADMTCLLLALEANLIIETSDGDECIALKDFYLGYKKLAKEASDLVKEIRIPKASGETHLNWEKVSKRRILDIATVNSAAKFEIVAGVIKSASLALGGVAATPLYLEKTSASLSGKELSPDLVRDALATAQTEFNPISDVRGSADYKRLLARQLLAAHFTTLFPETINSEELYASLR is encoded by the coding sequence ATGAGCCCGACTTTGCAGATAACGTTTCTACTAAATGACGAGTTGATCACGACTCAGGTCATTCCGGGCATGGTCGCCCTCGATTACCTTCGCAAGGTACGCCAACTGACTGGCTCGAAAGAGGGCTGCAAAGAGGGCGATTGCGGAGCGTGCACTGTAATAGTGGGAGAACTACAGGGAGATACTGTGAACTATCGTCCCATGACATCTTGTCTCCTGCCTATGGGTGAATTGCATGGCAAGCATCTCGTAAGCATCGAAGGCTTAAACATGGAAAAACTCTCTCCCGTCCAAGAGGCGATCCACGATTGTGGCGGCACCCAATGTGGCTATTGCACTCCCGGTTTCGTTGTCGCGATGACAGCAGGGCTGATGGACGAATCGATCCCTTTAAGCAAAGAGGGCATGGACTACGCCATGTCGGGTAACCTATGCCGCTGCACCGGCTACCGATCCATAAAAGCTGCCGGAAAACAGGCCATCGACAAGCTCGCTCCACTAGTGAAAGGACAAGCTCGTATCCCTGCCCTTTGCGAAGCAAGTGCCTTACCCAGTACTTTTTTGGAGGCAGCGGATAAGCTGAAGTCCATTCCCCCTATTCCCGATAAGCCGTCGGGCGACTCTACTCCCATCGTGGCCGGAGGAACTGACCTCTTCGTCCAACGCGGTGAGGAATTACCGGATAGCTCCCCGCTGCTACTAAACAAAAGCCAAGCTAAGGCTACAGTAGACCTTGGCGAAGAGCTTAGCCTGGATGCTCGCATGACTTTCGAGTCCTTCGCTCGGGACCCGCTCGTCTTGGCGAACTATCCTAGCGTTGCGAACTACAATCCGCTCATGGCGAGCTGGCCGATTCGAACCCGTGCAACGCTGGCTGGAAATATCTGCAACGCTTCTCCCATAGCGGACATGACCTGTCTTCTGCTCGCTCTCGAAGCGAATCTGATCATCGAAACTTCTGACGGGGATGAATGCATTGCTCTGAAAGACTTTTATCTGGGTTACAAAAAGCTAGCCAAAGAAGCCTCCGATTTGGTGAAGGAAATCAGAATACCAAAAGCGTCCGGAGAAACTCATCTCAATTGGGAAAAGGTATCCAAACGCAGAATACTGGACATAGCCACCGTTAACTCTGCAGCTAAGTTTGAAATCGTCGCCGGGGTAATCAAAAGTGCCTCGCTCGCTCTAGGAGGAGTCGCCGCCACACCACTGTATCTTGAGAAAACATCTGCCAGCCTATCAGGAAAGGAACTGAGTCCGGATTTGGTGAGGGACGCTTTAGCGACAGCCCAAACCGAATTCAACCCAATCAGTGATGTTCGTGGCTCTGCAGATTATAAACGACTCTTGGCACGCCAGCTTTTGGCAGCCCACTTCACGACTCTCTTCCCTGAAACCATAAACTCGGAGGAACTTTATGCGTCACTGCGATAG